GCCCGTGCATGTCCACGAAGATGAGTGCCACGCCCGACGCAGTTGCAGGGTCGCGCCGCACAAAATCGGTGCGAACGCCCGCCTCGCAAAAACTTTGCAACAACATATCGCCAAACGCATCGGCGCCGACGCGCCCGATGAACCAAGTTTCCGCGCCCAAGCGGGCGCAGGCGACGACTTGGTTGGCACCTTTGCCGCCGCACGCCATCTGAAAGCGAGTGCCCAGCACCGTTTCGCCAGGCGCCGGCAAGCGGGGCGTGAACGCCACCATGTCCATGTTGGCGCTCCCGACGACGACAATGCGCACCGCCATCGCGTTGCCCCCTTCACTGTTTCGCCGCTGTGTCGGCGCTGTCCGACGAGGGTTTTTCGGGCGCTTTTTCGGTCCCTTTGTCAGACGGCGGTTTGTCCGGCGTCGTTTTGTCCGGTGCTGCGCGGTCGGGTGTTTCCTTCTTTTCGGCGCTGGTGGGCGGCATCGGCGTGATGGGCACCGTCGTCGGTTGTTCTGGGCGCATCAAAAAGGTCACCAATAGCCCCAGCGCCAAGTTGACATCAATCTGTCCCTTTGTCCGCACGACCATCACCCGTAGGGCTTGGGGGCGTTCACGGGCGACGACGACAAACAGCCCGTTGCGGGGCGGCTCAATCATGACGAGCGTTTCGCGGTTGCCCTTACTGCTGCGGTTCCAAAAGACGCGCCGCCACCCTTGCGCTTCCATCAGCCCTTGCTGCATTTTAATGGCATCGCTGACCGTCACACCCCGTTGGCTGATGTCGTATTCCACGAGCCACAAAGCGTCCAGCGACGAGACCATGTTCTTCAAGTCCTCACCGCTCAGCACCTGCCCCGTCGCGTGCTGTAACCCGAAGTAGGACAACACTTGGGCGACGACGGGCAACAGGTCATCTTTGGTCAGGTGCAGTTCGGTGATGAGCGTGGCGGTCGTCGGGACAAAGATGCCCTGCGTCGGCTTGGGCGCGGGCTGTTCGGAGGGCGTAGCGGGTTGTTGGGCGCAAACCGCTGCCACCGCTGTGCAGACGACGACCGCGATGAAGGTAGGACGCACCATCATCGTTCACCTCACTTCACTCGTAGGCGGTCAATGGCGCTGCGCTCCGCCCGATATTGTGCCGCCAGTTGGTCCGCTAACGGTCGCCAAAGGGCGTGGGCAGGGTGCATCCAAAACCGCAGCAGCGCGTGCTGGGCACGGTCAATGCGTCCCATCCGCCAATACAACGCCACCGCCCGCAGCAAGGCGTAAGGGGCGCGGTCAAAATCCTCCCGTCCACCGAGCGATTCAAAAAGGTGTAACGCTTCGTCCCAGCACCGCACCCGCTCCAAATGCTCCGCCAGCGTTAACAGCACCGATGGCGATAAGGCAGCGACATGCGGGTGGTGCAAAACAGCCCACACTTGTCGGCAAGCGGTGTCACCCCAATCGCCGGCTGCGACTGCGTGGCGCACAGCCCTTTCCGCTGCGTGCGGTTGTCCCGCTTGCAGCCATGCGTGGGCGGCAGCCAGCCACGCAGCGGCATTTGAACCCTTAGTGGCAAGGGCGGCGGCGTGCCACCAGCGCGCCGCTTCGTCCCATGCGCCTCGCTGCGCGGCTGCCAGCGCCCGCGCCCGCAGCCGCTGCTGTTGTGCTTGTTGCCAACCCAACGCCCACGCGACCGCCCAACCCGCCGCCCACGCCGTCGTATGGGCCCAAGCGGCATCGGCGCGTGACACGCCCAACCATTGCCCAACGCCCATCATTCCTTGCCCGATCAGCCACGCGAGGCTGAGGCAGCGGAGCGACAGACGGAATTGGCAGCCGACTTGCACGGCAGCATTAGGGCAGCACACCCCCGCTGCGCCCATTGCAAAGGCGACCCAAGCGGAGGCGCCGACCAACGGTGCGTCTAGCGCCTCGGGCATCCAGCGGTGGATAACTTGCCCCTGAACGGTGAGCGCCAACCACTGCGCCCCGACGCCACCGATGGCGAAGGGCAAACTGCCCCACGCCCTTTCAACATAACGGGCGAACAACCACAAGCCGAGCAAGTTGGCAAATAAGTGAAGGGCGTTGGCGTGCACCAACGGTGCCGTCACAATTGCCCACATTGTGGGATGTGCCGGCACATAGCCCAACTGTGCCGCCCAGTTAGCGGCATTTTCGTTCATCCGTGCCGACAAGACCCATTGCGTGAGCGCTGCCACCCCGATAGCGACCATCAGCGTGGTGGTCACGGGCGTGCGATCGTGTTGGTGCGGCACGACGGTGATGGGAACCGCTAACCGCATCGTCAAGTCGCCCCTGACAATTATGGCAGGGATGGCGATGCCATAATTGCAAGCGGTGAGCGAGATGAGTCTGTTGGGACGCGATTTTCTCTCTGTCGCCGACCTCACAGCGGATGAAACTCTTGCGCTTTTCGCGGCGGCGCAACGGTTCAAACGCCGCACCCCGAACGAACGCGAGCGGGCGTGCTTGACCGGCAAAGCCGTTGCCTTGCTATTTCAGAAACCGTCGTTGCGCACCCGTGTGACTTTTGAACTGGCAGTCGCACAACTGGGCGGTTATGCCGTCGTCTTGACGCAAGCGGAAGTCGGTTTAGGACAGCGGGAAGCCGTCAAGGATGTCGCCCGTAACTTGGACCGTTGGGTCAACGCCATCGTCGCCCGTGTCTTCGCCCACGCCACTTTGGAAGAGATGGCGCGATGGGCGCAGGTGCCCGTCATCAACGCCCTGTCGGATAGGGAGCACCCCTGCCAAGCCCTTGCCGACCTGTTTACCCTTTGGCAGCGCTGGGGAGGCGAACTAAAGGGGCACCGGCTCACTTTCATCGGCGACGGCTTCAATGTCGCTCACTCCCTCATGCTGCTTTGTGCCCTGTTGGGCGTCCATTGCACCATCGCCACGCCCAAAGGCTACGAGCCGCAACCTGAGATCGTTCGCAAAGCCGAAGAATTGGCGCGAACCAGCGGTGCCCGCATCGCTGTCACCAACGACCCTGTCGCCGCTGTCCGCGACGCTGAAGCGATTTACACCGATGTGTGGACAAGCATGGGACAGGAAGACGAAGCCGAACGGCGCCGCCGTGACTTCGCCGCCTTTCAGGTCAACATGAACCTGCTGCGTCACGCCCCAGAAGGGGTCGCCGTGATGCACTGCTTGCCTGCCCATCGCGGCGAGGAGATCACCGATGAAGTGCTGGACGCACCCTTTTGCCTTGCATGGGAGCAGGCGGAAAACCGCCTGCATGTTCAAAAGGCGTTGCTGGCGGCTACCGTCGGGGGGGCATTGCCATGAACGCCGAACATCCGCCCGACACTCTGGCGCAATTCACCAAAGTGTTTGCCTACCGCCCCAACGCCATTGTGCCCTACGCGCTGGGGTTGATGGCGGTGACGCTGATGGTGAGTTTCTTCTTTTGGGCGTTCGCCCGCTACGAGATGCTGACTGCCCGTGCTGCATCCCTGCTGACGATGCCCGTTGCGCTGATGGCTGCTTATACCCTGTATTTGTGGGTCGTCGCCAAAACAGCGCGGTTGGTCGTCACCGAGCACGGGCTCGTCTACAGCGACCGCTGGGTGCGCCGAGCCTTGCTGTGGTCGGAAATTAGCCACATCACCCGTTTCGTCATCCGAAGCAAAAAGGGCAAAGGCATCGCCCTCAAGTTGGGGCTGACAGGGCTGGAGAATTGGCAGGAACTGATCAACTTGGCGCGCGAACTCAGCGACGCGCAAATTCTGATCTAACCCCGCACAATCGCAACAGAGGCGAACGCTATGCATCGGCGTTGGCGAACCGTTTGCGGTGTAGTCGTGGCGCTAGGGCTCCTGA
The bacterium HR17 genome window above contains:
- the argF gene encoding Ornithine carbamoyltransferase, whose translation is MQAVSEMSLLGRDFLSVADLTADETLALFAAAQRFKRRTPNERERACLTGKAVALLFQKPSLRTRVTFELAVAQLGGYAVVLTQAEVGLGQREAVKDVARNLDRWVNAIVARVFAHATLEEMARWAQVPVINALSDREHPCQALADLFTLWQRWGGELKGHRLTFIGDGFNVAHSLMLLCALLGVHCTIATPKGYEPQPEIVRKAEELARTSGARIAVTNDPVAAVRDAEAIYTDVWTSMGQEDEAERRRRDFAAFQVNMNLLRHAPEGVAVMHCLPAHRGEEITDEVLDAPFCLAWEQAENRLHVQKALLAATVGGALP